DNA from bacterium:
GCCCACCATCGGGTTGGGCGAGGTCCAGCCGCGGCCGCGCGCTGCCAACTCCAGGGCGCGCGCCATCCAGGCTTTTTCTTCGGTTTGGCTCATATCAATCAAATCGAGATTAATGGTGACAGACTTCTATGCCGTTCCGGCTTAAGAAACACACCGGCCAGGACTATTTGCTGACATTTCCCAGGCCCGGTTTCTTTCGCAGGGGCACGGCGCGCCGTGCCCGAAAGATTTTATATGTTCTCTTGGTTACGGCCAAGAGAACCAGAAGCCATTGGGGGACCGTAAACTCGCCCGGGCCAATTGGGGTTACCAGACTGTGGTGTGCATGCAGCTCTTGCACGCTGCCTGCGGTGCGGGGCGACGCTGACGCTGATTGCCCGCCGGACCGCGGGAGTTTTGCCTCCGTTCGGTGTGCGCGCGGCATTTGCTCCGCTGCCCTGCCGAGGCTCGGACATACGGCCTCCCGGCGGCCCTGCGGGCCGCGGGTGAGAAAAAACGCCGCTGGGCATCTACAGCCTGGATCGAACTTGCATACCAAACTATACAAGGCCGTATTCATTGGAACGGCGCCGGGCAGACATAAAAACCGCCGGGCGCAGCTTGCGGCGCGCCCGGCGGATCATCGTTCCGGGTCACTTGGGCCCGGGGGATTGACACAACTTGCTGCCGCCGGGATCAGTCCTCGAGCGGGCTGAACTCCTCCTTGCCCACGCCGCAGGCCGGGCAAACCCAGTCATCCGGCAGGTCCTCGAACGCCGTCCCCGGCGCGATACCCTGAGTAGGATCGCCTTCAGCCGGATCGTAGACCCAGTCGCAGACATCGCAGATGTATTTCTTGGACATGAGTGGACTCCTTCGGTGGCAGTTGGATCATCCTGCAAACGAAAATCAGACTGCGTGAAAATAAGCATCGTTCCAGAGGAAATCAAGCCGCACGGCCTGGCCTTATCCGTCACGAGCCGGAGACGGCGAGCCTTGCGAGCAGCTCGTCATCCACCGCCGCCAGCGACTCGAGCACCGCGTCGGCCCCGTCGAAACGCCGGTTGAACCGGTTGGCCACGCCGATCACTTTCATCCCGGCGGCCCGGGCGGCCTGCACCCCGGCCAGGGCATCCTCCAGCACCACACAACGCTCCGGGGCCACACCCAGGCTGGAGGCCCCCAGGAGATAGCACTGCGGGTCGGGCTTGCCCCGGCTGACATCATCGCCGGTGATCACGCGCTCGAACCGTGCTTTAAGGCCGGTCAGCTCCAGAATACGGTGCACGTAGCGGCAGTCGCCCGAGGAGACCACCGCCCGGCGGAACCCCCTCGCCTCGAACAGATCGAGCGAACCGCCCAGGCCCGGCATCAGATCGAGGCCGCTCTCGATCAGCCCGAGAAAGACCGAGTTGCGCTCCTCGGCCCACTGTTCGGCGGTCACGG
Protein-coding regions in this window:
- a CDS encoding rubredoxin, with product MSKKYICDVCDWVYDPAEGDPTQGIAPGTAFEDLPDDWVCPACGVGKEEFSPLED
- a CDS encoding HAD family phosphatase; the encoded protein is YDLDGLMVDTEPLHQRASELTLARYGRKYEEIPERVRKSVYGKRAPDVAALLLASLDLPVTAEQWAEERNSVFLGLIESGLDLMPGLGGSLDLFEARGFRRAVVSSGDCRYVHRILELTGLKARFERVITGDDVSRGKPDPQCYLLGASSLGVAPERCVVLEDALAGVQAARAAGMKVIGVANRFNRRFDGADAVLESLAAVDDELLARLAVSGS